From Candidatus Thermoplasmatota archaeon, a single genomic window includes:
- a CDS encoding alanine--glyoxylate aminotransferase family protein, which yields MKGDLEDNIFMLVGPVKMHPRVIKAMLRPALNHRSKEYGEILAEVRELLKYAFNSQRDVALITGSGTAGLDCALSNLLKPKDKVLCPYNGKFGERLYKIAQLYASATALTFEWGKVIDIKKVEEELKKGYDAIVLCHNETSTGMTNQAGEIGKLAKKYGCYYIVDGITSVGGIVVEPEAWNIDILVTGSQKCLAAPAGLSALSVSQKAYERLEPRNYYLDLKKHIDRLKNNDTPYTSAVPLVLALREALVMLKEEGLETRIKRTSKLADACRKATEGLGLELFSEGNYSNTLTAIKYPNGISDELRKNLFEERRVIVAGAQDPYKGKFFRIGHMGICSFSDLLATFGALEASLKKFGYNASAGALEAIAKCL from the coding sequence ATGAAAGGCGATTTAGAAGATAATATTTTCATGCTCGTAGGCCCTGTTAAAATGCATCCCCGCGTTATTAAGGCTATGCTGAGGCCGGCATTAAATCATAGAAGCAAAGAATACGGCGAAATTTTAGCAGAGGTAAGAGAGCTGCTTAAATACGCATTTAATTCGCAGCGCGATGTAGCGCTAATTACAGGCTCTGGTACCGCAGGGTTAGATTGCGCACTTTCGAATCTGCTAAAGCCTAAAGATAAAGTTCTATGCCCGTATAATGGCAAGTTTGGAGAGCGTTTGTATAAAATAGCTCAGCTCTACGCAAGCGCTACAGCACTTACTTTCGAATGGGGTAAAGTTATAGATATTAAAAAAGTAGAAGAAGAGCTTAAGAAAGGCTACGATGCAATTGTGCTGTGCCATAACGAAACATCTACTGGCATGACAAACCAAGCTGGAGAGATAGGTAAATTAGCAAAAAAGTATGGCTGCTATTATATTGTAGACGGTATAACTTCAGTTGGAGGCATTGTAGTTGAGCCAGAAGCTTGGAACATAGATATTCTAGTAACAGGCTCGCAGAAATGTTTAGCAGCACCTGCTGGCTTATCCGCACTTTCAGTTTCTCAAAAAGCTTATGAAAGACTTGAGCCTAGAAATTATTATTTAGACTTGAAAAAACATATTGACAGACTAAAGAATAATGATACACCATATACCTCTGCAGTCCCTTTAGTGCTGGCTTTGCGCGAAGCGTTAGTAATGCTAAAAGAAGAAGGTCTTGAGACTAGAATAAAAAGAACTTCTAAACTTGCTGATGCTTGTAGAAAAGCAACTGAAGGTCTCGGCTTAGAGCTATTCTCGGAAGGTAATTATTCTAACACGCTCACTGCGATTAAATATCCAAATGGAATTTCAGACGAGCTAAGAAAGAACTTATTTGAAGAGCGCAGAGTAATAGTTGCAGGTGCGCAAGACCCTTATAAAGGTAAATTCTTCAGAATAGGTCATATGGGTATTTGTTCTTTTAGCGACTTACTAGCTACTTTCGGAGCTCTAGAGGCAAGCTTGAAAAAATTTGGATATAACGCAAGCGCTGGCGCTTTAGAAGCTATTGCTAAGTGCTTATGA
- a CDS encoding histone deacetylase — MIIYHQDYLKHVLSFGHPESPERLKAIVKKLNEEKLWDNVLEPKEARIEHLRKVHDFEYIEAVKNQGFIGFEAPVHADTFRIAALAAGGAILAATESYENKKTSFALVRPPGHHAGKDYGGGFCYFNNIAIATKVLNKRAEIIDIDLHHGNGTSDIFYEDDKVLYISIHQYGIYPGTGYLNEVGKGKGEGFTINIPFTSGCGDSSYTLAFEKVIEPATEQFKPEIILVSFGSDAHYMDPLGGLALSTSGYLEIAKKIIKLSNELCERKAMFVLEGGYHLEALAECVATIIGAMQNKQIESKFNDVRDVSGIGTRIIEKIIEVQKRYWRL, encoded by the coding sequence ATGATAATTTATCATCAAGACTATCTTAAGCATGTCCTTTCTTTTGGTCACCCAGAAAGTCCTGAGAGACTCAAAGCTATAGTTAAAAAATTGAATGAAGAAAAGCTTTGGGATAATGTTTTAGAGCCTAAAGAAGCTAGAATTGAACATCTGAGAAAAGTTCATGACTTTGAGTACATTGAAGCTGTAAAAAACCAGGGCTTTATTGGCTTTGAGGCTCCTGTGCATGCAGATACTTTTAGAATAGCTGCACTTGCTGCTGGAGGCGCTATCCTTGCAGCTACTGAAAGCTATGAGAATAAGAAAACTTCTTTTGCTTTAGTAAGACCGCCGGGCCATCATGCAGGTAAAGATTATGGCGGCGGCTTCTGCTATTTCAATAATATTGCGATTGCAACCAAAGTTCTTAACAAAAGGGCAGAAATTATTGATATTGATTTGCATCACGGGAATGGTACAAGCGATATTTTCTACGAAGACGATAAAGTTCTGTATATCTCAATACATCAATACGGCATTTACCCAGGTACTGGCTATTTAAATGAAGTTGGTAAAGGGAAAGGTGAAGGATTTACAATAAATATCCCATTTACGAGCGGCTGCGGCGATAGCTCTTATACACTAGCATTTGAAAAAGTTATAGAGCCTGCTACTGAGCAATTTAAGCCTGAGATTATTCTCGTGAGTTTTGGTAGCGATGCTCATTACATGGATCCTCTTGGAGGATTAGCACTCTCTACCTCAGGATATCTAGAAATTGCAAAAAAGATTATTAAGTTGAGTAATGAGCTATGCGAAAGGAAAGCTATGTTCGTACTCGAGGGTGGCTATCATTTAGAAGCTCTAGCTGAATGTGTTGCAACTATTATTGGCGCAATGCAAAACAAACAGATAGAATCTAAGTTTAATGACGTTAGAGACGTTAGCGGTATTGGAACGAGAATAATTGAAAAAATAATAGAAGTGCAGAAAAGATATTGGAGGTTGTGA